A stretch of the bacterium SCSIO 12827 genome encodes the following:
- a CDS encoding MFS transporter yields MVAILIPVSALFLSFGILLAGNGLQGTLLPVRAGIEDFSPFAIGVMGAAFYMGYILACFWAPRVVARVGHIRSFTVFGTIASAAQLLHVVWVDPVSWWGLRFVTGACLCGLYMVMESWINERAGKEHRGRILSFYQIVNLGAVTVGQVLLNLYDPAGFELFVVASVLVSIALVPVALTRTTAPQPLQQVRIRIPRVYAISPVGVIACLTVGLVNGAVWTIVPLFAQSALTSVAELSLFMSLLIIGGAVFQWPLGRWSDLIDRRWVIIVICVGGGFSALALMAFGDLARAVMYALAFVYGGFTFALYAIAIAHANDQAEPEDFVEIASTLILVFAIGAVAGPMLASVVVELADPNAFFAYSAAIHFLTATFAFYRMQRRAAPLPEDKEDFVHVPRASPEVITIDPRGLDEDEESDGGEGSYKGG; encoded by the coding sequence ATGGTCGCTATTCTGATCCCCGTCTCCGCCCTGTTCCTTAGTTTCGGCATCTTGTTGGCTGGCAACGGGCTTCAGGGCACCCTGCTGCCCGTGCGCGCCGGGATCGAGGACTTCTCCCCCTTCGCCATCGGCGTCATGGGGGCGGCCTTCTATATGGGCTACATCCTGGCATGTTTCTGGGCGCCCCGCGTCGTTGCGCGGGTCGGTCATATCCGCTCGTTCACCGTGTTCGGCACGATCGCGTCGGCGGCGCAGTTGCTGCACGTGGTCTGGGTTGATCCGGTTTCCTGGTGGGGGCTGCGCTTCGTTACCGGCGCCTGCCTGTGCGGGCTCTACATGGTCATGGAAAGTTGGATCAACGAGCGTGCCGGCAAGGAACACCGCGGGCGTATCCTGTCATTCTATCAGATCGTCAACCTGGGGGCTGTGACCGTCGGCCAGGTTCTGCTGAACCTTTACGATCCCGCTGGGTTCGAGCTGTTTGTGGTCGCCTCCGTGCTGGTCTCCATCGCCCTGGTGCCGGTGGCGTTGACGCGCACCACGGCGCCGCAGCCGTTGCAGCAGGTGCGCATCCGCATCCCTCGCGTCTATGCCATTTCCCCCGTCGGCGTGATCGCCTGCCTGACCGTCGGGCTGGTCAACGGCGCGGTATGGACCATCGTACCCCTGTTCGCGCAAAGCGCCCTGACGTCGGTCGCGGAACTGTCTCTGTTCATGAGTCTGCTGATCATCGGCGGCGCGGTCTTCCAATGGCCGCTCGGGCGGTGGTCGGATCTGATCGATCGGCGCTGGGTGATCATCGTGATCTGCGTCGGCGGCGGGTTCAGCGCCCTGGCCCTGATGGCGTTCGGCGATCTTGCGCGTGCCGTGATGTATGCACTCGCCTTCGTCTACGGCGGTTTTACCTTCGCGCTCTACGCCATCGCTATCGCCCATGCCAACGATCAGGCCGAGCCCGAGGACTTCGTCGAAATCGCCTCGACCCTGATCCTGGTGTTCGCCATTGGCGCCGTCGCCGGGCCGATGCTGGCGTCCGTGGTGGTTGAATTGGCGGACCCCAATGCCTTCTTCGCTTATTCGGCGGCCATCCATTTCCTGACCGCAACCTTCGCCTTCTACCGCATGCAACGCCGCGCGGCGCCCCTCCCCGAGGACAAGGAGGATTTCGTTCATGTGCCCCGCGCCTCGCCCGAGGTTATCACCATCGATCCCCGCGGACTGGACGAGGATGAGGAGAGCGATGGTGGGGAAGGCTCCTATAAGGGCGGCTGA
- a CDS encoding EamA family transporter: protein MAYLKLAGFLLMIVAGQICFKKAALSGAGLDSIFQSFTNKWLLGAFAIYGVATFIWVTLLRTMPLSTAYPFIALGFILVPLAGVFLFGEHLSVTQWVGTGMIVLGIILAGGVGSPFNG from the coding sequence ATGGCCTATCTCAAGCTCGCCGGTTTCCTGCTGATGATTGTCGCCGGGCAGATCTGCTTCAAGAAGGCCGCCCTGTCAGGCGCCGGCCTGGACAGCATTTTTCAGTCATTCACGAACAAGTGGCTGCTCGGCGCGTTTGCCATCTATGGCGTTGCGACATTCATTTGGGTAACGCTGTTGCGCACAATGCCCTTGTCCACGGCCTATCCGTTCATTGCGCTGGGCTTCATCCTGGTGCCGCTTGCCGGTGTGTTCTTGTTCGGTGAACACCTTTCCGTGACGCAATGGGTCGGCACCGGGATGATCGTTCTGGGCATCATATTGGCCGGCGGTGTCGGCAGCCCTTTCAACGGCTGA
- a CDS encoding 2OG-Fe(II) oxygenase: MQPVGTHANVVEHRFFAIIAAARRTREDLHIKAAPTLFEPPARPQYAPGDHTPLFACRDSDGRTFEFYSAVTGAPTVLLFTGGQNLAEMISGGLDPAVLGASGAQVATLVPGDTTVAAAQKEAAGWPHRVMADPGSEITNGFAGLSGVAAPAIYVLDPNQRLIGVRGLGGGAAGLDGWLAEMLTQARHGRDQAVVQRAAPALLVPRALEPEDCAWLIGLWHNGPRDDGTVAVGSSAGGGVQVVPTTKRREDYYMRDKALEQKLLDRLMPRLVPEVSKAFHFEGYTVETFKIGCYKAEKAGFFTVHRDDTSPATKHRKFAVTLNLNTDEYEGGDLRFPEYGPELYRPEKGAAVVFSCSLLHEVLPVTQGHRFVLLTFLNVPVQ, translated from the coding sequence ATGCAACCGGTCGGCACGCATGCGAATGTTGTCGAACACCGTTTCTTCGCTATCATTGCCGCCGCACGTCGCACAAGGGAGGATCTCCACATCAAAGCAGCACCCACCCTGTTCGAGCCCCCTGCCCGCCCGCAATATGCCCCGGGGGATCACACCCCCCTGTTCGCCTGCCGCGATTCCGATGGCCGGACCTTCGAGTTCTATTCCGCCGTCACCGGCGCGCCGACGGTCCTGTTGTTCACCGGTGGCCAAAACCTTGCGGAAATGATCTCGGGCGGACTCGACCCGGCGGTGCTCGGCGCCAGCGGCGCACAGGTCGCGACCCTGGTACCGGGCGACACCACCGTGGCAGCGGCCCAGAAGGAGGCCGCCGGCTGGCCGCACCGGGTGATGGCCGACCCCGGGTCCGAGATCACCAACGGGTTCGCGGGGCTGTCCGGCGTCGCGGCGCCGGCGATCTATGTGCTTGACCCCAATCAGCGCCTGATCGGCGTGCGCGGGCTCGGCGGCGGGGCCGCGGGCTTGGACGGTTGGCTGGCCGAAATGCTGACCCAGGCCCGGCACGGCCGCGACCAGGCCGTGGTTCAACGGGCGGCGCCGGCACTGCTTGTTCCCCGTGCGTTGGAGCCTGAGGACTGCGCCTGGTTGATCGGCCTGTGGCACAACGGCCCGCGCGACGACGGCACGGTCGCCGTGGGATCGTCGGCCGGCGGCGGCGTGCAGGTGGTGCCGACGACCAAGCGGCGCGAAGACTATTACATGCGCGACAAGGCCCTGGAGCAGAAGCTGCTGGATCGGCTGATGCCGCGTCTGGTGCCCGAGGTGTCGAAAGCCTTCCATTTCGAAGGCTATACGGTCGAGACCTTCAAGATCGGCTGCTACAAGGCCGAGAAGGCCGGGTTTTTCACCGTCCATCGCGACGACACCAGCCCGGCGACCAAACACCGCAAGTTCGCGGTGACGCTTAACCTGAACACGGATGAATACGAAGGTGGTGATTTACGTTTTCCCGAATACGGCCCGGAACTGTACCGCCCGGAAAAAGGCGCCGCGGTGGTGTTCTCATGCTCTCTGCTGCACGAGGTCCTGCCCGTGACCCAGGGCCACCGTTTCGTATTGCTGACCTTCCTGAACGTGCCCGTCCAATAA